The following are from one region of the Methanoculleus caldifontis genome:
- a CDS encoding deoxyguanosinetriphosphate triphosphohydrolase family protein: MEIPYSISDRMARRMADRESILSPRATRNADYLRRSGHRAEDPVIRPPFSRDADRIVHSKAYSRYIDKTQVFYLVENDHITHRVLHVQLASRIARTIGRALGLNEDLIEAVALGHDIGHVPYGHLGEEILDDLCTEHGIGRFLHNVQSVRFLDTVEDHDLTLQVLDGILCHNGEAHDRSLTAEGEADWESFAEKLRRIEGGGDALPLTTEGCAVRIADSVSYLGRDLQDALEVAVIGEDDLAEFPENCMALFDITGRGKKDFAEINRRVLDVLIKDIVTMSYDADAIAFSAEASACVAAFKEFNMHHIYKNPRLLRNREKIRFMFRHLFDRTLEDIEEEREASPVYEDLIDAPWASPGYIAAAAPAELARDFIAGMTDRYFERVFRQSVLPERVRSRYRPGGALQDDPGRP, encoded by the coding sequence ATGGAGATCCCGTACAGCATCTCTGACAGGATGGCCCGGAGGATGGCCGACCGGGAGTCGATCCTCTCGCCCCGGGCGACCCGGAACGCCGACTACCTGCGGCGGTCGGGCCACAGGGCGGAAGACCCGGTGATCCGGCCGCCGTTCTCCCGTGACGCCGACCGGATCGTCCACTCGAAGGCCTACTCGCGCTACATCGACAAGACCCAGGTCTTCTACCTGGTCGAGAACGACCACATCACCCACCGCGTCCTCCACGTCCAGCTGGCGTCACGGATCGCGAGGACGATCGGGCGGGCGCTCGGCTTAAACGAGGACCTGATCGAGGCGGTGGCCCTCGGCCACGACATCGGTCACGTGCCCTACGGCCACCTGGGGGAGGAGATCCTCGACGATCTCTGCACCGAGCACGGCATCGGGAGGTTCCTACACAACGTCCAGAGCGTCCGGTTCCTCGACACCGTCGAGGACCACGACCTCACCCTGCAGGTGCTCGACGGGATCCTCTGCCACAACGGCGAGGCTCACGACCGGAGCCTCACCGCCGAGGGTGAGGCCGACTGGGAATCGTTTGCGGAGAAGTTGAGAAGGATCGAGGGCGGGGGCGATGCCCTCCCCCTCACCACTGAGGGGTGCGCGGTGAGGATAGCCGACAGCGTCTCCTACCTCGGCCGCGATCTCCAGGACGCCCTCGAGGTCGCGGTCATCGGCGAGGACGACCTCGCGGAGTTCCCGGAGAACTGTATGGCCCTCTTTGATATCACCGGGAGGGGAAAGAAGGACTTCGCGGAGATCAACCGGCGGGTGCTCGACGTCCTCATCAAGGACATCGTCACGATGAGTTACGATGCCGACGCCATCGCATTCTCGGCCGAAGCCTCGGCATGCGTCGCGGCCTTCAAGGAGTTCAACATGCACCACATCTACAAAAACCCACGGCTCCTTCGTAACCGCGAGAAGATCCGGTTCATGTTCCGCCACCTCTTCGACCGCACCCTCGAAGATATCGAGGAGGAACGCGAGGCATCCCCGGTCTACGAAGACCTCATCGACGCACCGTGGGCGTCCCCGGGCTACATCGCCGCCGCGGCGCCGGCGGAACTCGCGAGAGACTTCATCGCCGGGATGACCGACCGCTACTTCGAGCGGGTCTTCCGGCAGAGCGTCCTTCCCGAGAGGGTCCGGTCGCGGTACCGGCCGGGGGGAGCCCTGCAGGACGATCCGGGCCGGCCGTGA
- a CDS encoding winged helix-turn-helix transcriptional regulator, which produces MQRIRILVAVTIALLFIAAPAGARTYEVVPGHANPPGEGAVAVTPVEVELWELPVWLLLVHLACIPVEILGPLKLWGYLGYRRISRENLLDNAIRARIFSCIVDHPGIHFHGIIRETGVRPGTLRYHLDQLRRSHMIVLMEKDGYACFFRNDGTYSGSEQRLLVHLRRGVPHDILTLLLQRPSATRTELAESLGVAGPTITWHMKRLERDRLVSAERDGRCVRYHVPDDIAPEVGRWLCDPASGQGEERATALPL; this is translated from the coding sequence ATGCAAAGGATCAGGATTCTCGTTGCGGTAACGATCGCGCTCCTCTTCATCGCGGCTCCTGCGGGCGCACGGACCTACGAGGTGGTTCCCGGCCACGCGAACCCGCCGGGGGAGGGAGCCGTGGCGGTCACCCCGGTCGAGGTGGAACTCTGGGAACTCCCCGTCTGGCTCCTCCTCGTGCACCTCGCCTGCATCCCCGTCGAGATCCTCGGCCCCCTCAAACTCTGGGGGTACCTCGGCTACCGCAGGATCAGCCGGGAGAACCTCCTCGACAACGCCATCCGTGCGCGAATCTTCTCCTGTATCGTGGACCACCCCGGGATCCACTTCCACGGCATCATCCGGGAGACCGGGGTGCGGCCGGGGACGCTCCGGTACCACCTGGACCAGCTCCGGAGGAGCCATATGATCGTGCTCATGGAGAAGGACGGGTATGCCTGCTTCTTCAGGAACGACGGCACCTACTCCGGGTCCGAGCAGCGGCTGCTGGTCCACCTGCGCCGGGGGGTTCCGCACGATATCCTGACGCTCCTCCTCCAGCGCCCGTCCGCGACCCGGACGGAGCTCGCCGAGAGCCTGGGCGTGGCGGGGCCGACGATCACCTGGCACATGAAACGCCTCGAGCGCGACCGGCTCGTCTCGGCCGAGCGCGACGGCCGGTGCGTCCGGTACCACGTTCCCGACGATATTGCGCCCGAAGTCGGAAGATGGCTCTGTGACCCGGCCTCCGGCCAGGGTGAGGAGAGAGCGACCGCCCTTCCGCTCTGA
- a CDS encoding cation:proton antiporter domain-containing protein yields MELQILNAIVLIFGISLIVGLLFNPLRIPPLVGFILTGIIVGPNGLGIVQSVEAVNSLAEIGIILLLFTIGLEFSFAHLWQMRKLLAVSGSIQVFLTFLVSFFVATLIGLPFAEAVLLGFLFALSSTAVVLQILHQRGEMNTPHGNITLGVLIFQDIIAIPMIMAIPFLASISAPAAVQGFSVETLSSMLTLDILILVVLVVAAKWGVPWLLYQIARTRNRELFLLFIVVTCFGVAWLVSLAGVSLALGALLAGLLISRSEYSHQAIGSILPFRDIFTSFFFVSVGMLLDVGFLFNHLGLVLLLIVGVIAAKGLIAAAVPVVLGYPIRTITLVGLALAQVGEFSFILSRSGLDYGILSPEIYQLFLVTALITMAATPFVIGGGPALSDRLRRVDFLHRALDARSPVEEPQREPLREHVVIVGYGVTGKNLARAAKAGGISYVIIEINPETVRKELALGEPIHYGDATTETVLVHADIESARIAVIAINDPVSTRQIVEACRRLNPYLYIIVRTRYLIEVAPLQDLGANEVVPEEFETSLEIFTRVLNKYLIPKDRIEGLTAEIRSDTYQMLRNPQERSPTLTDLIYRLSSVSIVTYTVDPASPVAGKTLGELNLRRRHDVLVLAILRGEETITSPGGDAELLPDDIAIVQGTPEPVARASVLFQASTTDTPA; encoded by the coding sequence ATGGAACTTCAAATCCTGAACGCCATCGTCCTCATCTTCGGGATCTCCCTCATCGTCGGACTGCTCTTTAACCCGCTGCGCATCCCGCCGCTGGTCGGGTTCATCCTGACGGGCATCATCGTCGGGCCGAACGGTCTCGGCATCGTGCAGTCGGTCGAAGCAGTCAACAGCCTTGCCGAGATCGGGATCATCCTGCTGCTCTTCACCATCGGTCTCGAGTTCTCCTTTGCCCACCTCTGGCAGATGCGAAAACTTCTCGCGGTCAGCGGGTCGATCCAGGTCTTCCTGACGTTTCTGGTCTCCTTCTTCGTCGCGACGCTCATTGGGCTGCCATTTGCAGAAGCCGTCCTTCTGGGTTTCCTCTTCGCCCTCTCCAGCACCGCGGTCGTGCTCCAGATCCTCCACCAGCGGGGGGAGATGAACACCCCGCACGGCAACATCACCCTCGGGGTCCTGATCTTCCAGGATATCATCGCCATCCCGATGATCATGGCCATACCGTTCCTCGCGAGCATCTCCGCGCCCGCGGCAGTGCAGGGGTTCAGTGTAGAAACCCTCTCGTCGATGCTCACCCTCGATATCCTGATCCTGGTCGTCCTCGTCGTGGCCGCAAAATGGGGGGTTCCCTGGCTCCTCTACCAGATAGCGAGAACGAGGAACCGCGAGCTCTTTCTCCTCTTCATCGTGGTGACGTGCTTCGGCGTCGCCTGGCTCGTCTCGCTCGCCGGGGTCTCGCTCGCGCTGGGTGCTCTCCTCGCCGGACTCCTGATCTCCCGGTCGGAGTACAGCCACCAGGCCATCGGCAGCATCCTGCCGTTCCGCGACATCTTCACGAGTTTCTTCTTCGTCTCGGTGGGGATGCTGCTCGACGTGGGGTTCTTATTCAACCATCTCGGACTGGTGCTTCTCCTGATCGTCGGCGTGATCGCCGCGAAGGGGCTGATCGCCGCCGCGGTCCCGGTGGTCCTCGGCTACCCCATCCGCACCATCACCCTCGTCGGGCTCGCCCTTGCGCAGGTAGGAGAGTTCTCCTTCATTCTCTCAAGGAGCGGTCTTGATTACGGCATCCTCTCGCCTGAGATCTACCAGCTCTTCCTGGTGACCGCCCTCATCACGATGGCCGCCACGCCGTTCGTCATCGGCGGCGGACCGGCGCTCTCGGATCGCCTCCGCCGCGTCGACTTCCTCCACCGGGCCCTGGACGCCCGCAGTCCCGTGGAAGAACCCCAACGGGAACCCCTCAGGGAGCACGTGGTGATCGTCGGCTACGGCGTGACGGGGAAGAACCTTGCGCGGGCGGCGAAAGCCGGCGGGATCTCGTACGTCATCATCGAGATCAACCCCGAGACCGTGCGAAAGGAACTGGCCCTCGGCGAACCCATCCACTACGGCGACGCCACCACGGAGACGGTCCTGGTGCATGCCGATATCGAGTCCGCCCGTATCGCCGTGATCGCGATCAACGATCCCGTCTCGACCCGGCAGATCGTGGAGGCCTGCCGCCGCCTGAACCCGTACCTCTACATCATCGTGCGGACCCGCTACCTCATCGAGGTGGCGCCCCTGCAGGATCTCGGGGCCAACGAGGTGGTTCCCGAGGAGTTCGAGACCTCGCTTGAGATCTTCACCCGGGTGCTGAACAAATACCTCATCCCGAAGGACCGGATAGAGGGGCTGACGGCTGAGATCCGCTCGGACACCTACCAGATGCTCCGCAACCCACAGGAGCGCTCTCCGACCCTTACGGATCTGATCTACCGGCTCTCCAGCGTGAGCATCGTCACCTACACGGTCGATCCCGCCTCCCCCGTGGCAGGAAAGACGCTCGGCGAGCTCAACCTCCGCAGAAGGCATGATGTGCTGGTGCTCGCCATCCTGCGGGGAGAGGAGACGATCACGAGTCCGGGCGGGGATGCGGAGCTCCTGCCCGACGATATCGCCATCGTCCAGGGCACGCCCGAGCCGGTGGCCCGGGCGTCCGTCCTCTTCCAGGCCTCTACAACAGATACTCCGGCATAA
- a CDS encoding dihydrofolate reductase family protein has translation MHPEVIIHNSVSLDHAVTGFEVDLSQHYGALLAFEPGAVLAGSTTAKTGIELFMDITLPEAEADRHRPEARPDDRRPICVIVDSRGVLKGLLHFYRNMEHTKDVVVLVSETTPSDYLDYLREREYPFIRCGRERVDLRGALRELGERFGISRVVSDSGPELNNVLIREGLADTISLIVHPVIAGEGEKKLFDKAGGRTALEPEKAVPMEHGAVHLVYTVKKE, from the coding sequence ATGCACCCGGAAGTCATCATCCACAACAGCGTGAGCCTGGACCACGCGGTGACGGGATTCGAGGTCGACCTCAGCCAGCACTACGGCGCGCTGCTCGCCTTTGAGCCGGGGGCGGTCCTCGCGGGTTCGACCACGGCAAAGACCGGGATCGAACTCTTCATGGACATCACCCTGCCGGAGGCAGAGGCCGACCGGCACCGGCCCGAGGCCCGGCCGGACGACCGCCGCCCCATCTGCGTCATCGTCGACAGCAGGGGCGTGCTCAAGGGCCTGCTCCACTTCTACCGGAATATGGAGCATACGAAAGACGTCGTCGTCCTCGTCTCGGAGACGACGCCGTCTGACTACCTCGACTATCTCCGCGAGCGGGAGTACCCATTCATCCGCTGCGGGAGAGAGCGGGTGGACCTCCGGGGGGCCCTGCGGGAACTCGGCGAACGGTTCGGCATCTCACGGGTGGTCTCCGATTCGGGCCCCGAGTTGAATAACGTCCTGATCCGGGAGGGGCTCGCTGACACGATCAGCCTGATCGTCCACCCGGTCATCGCCGGCGAGGGGGAGAAGAAACTCTTCGATAAGGCCGGAGGACGGACGGCGCTGGAACCCGAGAAGGCCGTGCCGATGGAGCACGGTGCGGTCCACCTGGTGTATACGGTGAAGAAGGAGTAA
- a CDS encoding esterase/lipase family protein, with product MVHGWRSHPGIWNRLGPVLDDAAVPFWRFDYTAIQDDGTEPIALALQDFIREKRTETGYDGPIDIVCHSIGTCIARYLFEVLDGDAREEEVRLLVGIGPPNNGSALAGLFNDPDRGPEVIRSLTGVFVPEGYDPAEDTIVQEFRPGSRTVAALRAAGTRDDIDYRILLAANLTGTPAFFPAFGGRTWELAPGGGWRATCAGDGIVPHTDSCLPGAGVRILPADPANLARHPEQYCHIMLPRNPEVVARVREYLTASAGPAVRTPPRR from the coding sequence CTGGTCCACGGGTGGCGGAGCCATCCCGGTATCTGGAACCGCCTCGGACCCGTGCTCGACGACGCCGCGGTGCCCTTCTGGAGGTTCGATTACACCGCGATCCAGGACGACGGGACGGAGCCGATCGCCCTCGCTCTCCAGGACTTCATCCGCGAGAAGCGCACGGAGACCGGCTACGACGGCCCAATCGACATCGTCTGCCACTCGATAGGAACGTGCATCGCCCGCTACCTCTTCGAGGTCCTCGACGGCGATGCGCGGGAAGAAGAGGTCCGGCTCCTGGTCGGGATCGGCCCGCCGAACAACGGCTCGGCCCTCGCCGGGCTCTTCAACGACCCCGACCGGGGCCCGGAGGTGATCCGGAGCCTCACCGGGGTCTTCGTCCCTGAGGGTTACGACCCCGCCGAAGACACCATCGTCCAGGAGTTCCGGCCGGGGAGCAGGACCGTCGCGGCGCTCCGGGCCGCCGGGACCCGCGACGACATCGACTACCGGATCCTCCTCGCCGCGAACCTCACCGGGACCCCCGCGTTCTTCCCGGCCTTTGGCGGCAGAACCTGGGAACTCGCTCCCGGCGGAGGGTGGCGGGCGACCTGCGCCGGCGACGGCATCGTCCCCCACACTGACTCCTGCCTCCCCGGCGCAGGGGTCAGGATTCTCCCGGCGGACCCCGCGAACCTCGCCCGGCACCCGGAGCAGTACTGTCACATCATGCTGCCGAGGAACCCCGAGGTCGTCGCCCGCGTCAGGGAGTACCTTACCGCCTCTGCAGGGCCAGCCGTGCGGACTCCGCCCAGGCGTTGA
- a CDS encoding DUF3467 domain-containing protein, with translation MANREISVNIPGDLDPVYSNRIQIAYKEDEFTFLFLHEIPGMNQARAKAIVSISPRHAKNLVAVLAKSVADYEQKFGKIDTPEAAPQQESNVTIRGYS, from the coding sequence ATGGCTAACCGCGAGATATCGGTCAACATCCCCGGCGACCTCGACCCGGTCTACTCGAACCGTATCCAGATCGCCTACAAGGAGGACGAGTTCACGTTCCTCTTCCTGCACGAGATCCCCGGCATGAACCAGGCGCGCGCGAAGGCGATCGTCTCGATCAGCCCCCGGCACGCGAAGAACCTGGTCGCGGTGCTGGCAAAGAGCGTCGCGGACTACGAGCAGAAGTTCGGCAAGATCGACACCCCGGAGGCCGCCCCGCAGCAGGAGAGCAACGTCACCATCCGGGGTTACTCCTGA
- a CDS encoding CRISPR-associated protein Cas4, with translation MNEYIPVSGVVACHICPRRYYFERSEEREESPRYTVCKQVSAHLGDLLEADRIWREVLCVLPDAPPEARDLLDECVAACRETAWERPVQTDLAVESDTLGIRGRVDKVFESGTFAITRSSTAPNAGVYGTDRLRVACYVACLHETLGRPVAGGYVEYVTSGAFRFVEPQPRDRREMLKAIRAAKRVVAGELPPRPLRAPCEGCPHIERCTAGPRRLSDLF, from the coding sequence ATGAACGAGTACATCCCGGTATCCGGCGTCGTCGCCTGCCACATCTGCCCCCGGCGCTACTACTTCGAGCGGTCGGAGGAGCGCGAGGAGTCGCCCCGCTACACCGTCTGCAAGCAGGTCTCCGCGCACCTCGGCGATCTGCTCGAGGCCGACCGGATCTGGCGAGAGGTTCTCTGCGTCCTCCCCGACGCCCCGCCGGAGGCCCGCGACCTCCTCGACGAGTGCGTCGCCGCCTGCCGGGAGACCGCCTGGGAGCGGCCGGTCCAGACCGATCTCGCCGTCGAGTCCGACACCCTCGGCATCCGCGGGAGGGTGGACAAGGTCTTTGAGAGCGGCACCTTCGCCATCACCCGATCGAGCACCGCCCCCAACGCCGGGGTCTACGGCACCGACCGGCTCCGGGTCGCCTGCTACGTCGCCTGCCTGCACGAGACCCTCGGCCGTCCCGTCGCCGGCGGCTACGTCGAGTACGTCACGAGCGGCGCCTTCCGGTTCGTCGAACCCCAGCCCCGGGACCGGCGGGAGATGCTCAAAGCGATCCGGGCGGCAAAACGGGTGGTCGCGGGCGAGCTCCCGCCCCGGCCCCTCCGGGCCCCCTGCGAGGGCTGCCCGCATATCGAGCGATGCACCGCCGGCCCGCGGCGGCTCTCGGACCTCTTTTAA